TGGAATCGGCAGGGAGGGATCGAACCAAGAGAAAAATGTAACCTACGGGTGCAAATTGCGCGATTCGGTCCAGCTTTTCCGCGATCAGCAATCCCCATTTGTGTAACGATCGACCCAACGCCCAGCCCAAGTGCCAGTTCCCCAGGCGGTCGAGCGCGTCGAGCAACCGAGGCCATCGGACGCGCGCGGTACTCTTGCGAAAACCAAAGGCGGCGAAAATGGCGGTCTTGAGCGCGAGCCGTAACGCGTGCGCCGGAAAGAACCACAGGAAGTGGAACACCCACGAAAAAAAACCGCCCATCGGACGCAGGTCCCGCAGTTCGAGCCCGGCGCCGCGAGCAAGTTCTCGGATGTCTTCCTGGGTGTAGCGGCGGAAACCGTGTCGACCATAAAGAGGATACGACCAGGTTGCGGGAACGACGATGAGCGCTCGTCCGCCCGGGGCTAGTACCGCGGCGAGCTCGCGCGTGACAAGCCGGTCGTCTTCGAAATGCTCGTAAGCCGTCAGCGAAATGGCGAAGTCGTATTCGCCGCCGAGACGGGAAAGTCGATGGGCGTCGATCTTCGTGAAGGAGCGGACGAAGTCGTCCGGGACTTGTTCGATCTCCCAAGTCTGCTCCGTGATATCGACGCCCATGTAAGTGCCACGCACGCCGACGTCGAGGAAGAAGAGGGCGTAGCGCCCCGAGCCGCAGCCGATGTCGAGGATGCGCGCGGGATTCGGGCAATACCGCCGGATGTAGTCCGGCGTCATTAAGGAAATGCGTCGACGAAACGGCGATCCGTAGAACGCCTCGTCGGTCTTGCGTCCCGAGAACTGCATGGCGTCGTATAGCACAAGGGAGGCGAACCGCGACAGGGCCGCGTCTCGCCGACGCGTGGGAATTGACGACAGTCGGCGAAATTTCGGATGATGTCGTGATTTCCGTCATGGTGCGTACCACTCAGTATGGATAGGTTTTGCGCAGGCACGATGTCCGTGTCCGCAAACCCGATAACCTACGACGACAGGAGTTCCCATGCGACGATTCGGAAAGTGGCTATTCGTTCTCACCCTGATTCTCGTTCCGGCGATCGCGTCGGCACAGTCGTTCGCAATCGACCCAGCGCATACGACCGTGGGCTTTTCGGCGAAGCACTTCGGCGTTTCCAATGTGGCCGGCGCTTTCAGCGACGTGACCGGATCCCTGGAGTGGGACGGCAAGAATCTCGAGACCGCCAAAACCGAGATCAAGATCGCCGCGAAGTCGGTCGACACGCGAAACGCGAAGCGCGATGACCACCTGCGCAATGCCGATTTTTTCGAGGCCGCGAAATTTCCGTCGATCGCGTTCAAGTCCAAATCAGTAAAGCTGACCGGCCAAAACACGGCGACGGTCGTCGGCGACCTGACGATCAAGGCGATCACGAAGGAAGTGACGCTCGACGTGACCTTCAACGGCACGGTGGATGACCCGTGGGGTAACGAGCGCGCGGGGTTTTCGGCGACGGGTAAACTCAATCGCCACGACTGGGGCGTCACCGCGCCGGGCGCCACAGACAAGGCGATTGGTGACGAGATCAAGATCACCATCGAGACCGAGTTCACGCGCCCGAAGAAGTAGCCGTTCACCTTCACCCCGCCTCGCTTCGCTCGTCACCCCTCTCCCGCCGGCGGGAGAGGGGCCGGAGCGAGGGCTGCACCGAAACTCCCCGGCGCGCTATGATCGCCCGCCATGAACTCAGCTTCCGATCATTGGCTTGCCCGGGCTGCCATGTGGCTCTCCGACCGGTGGCTGCCGATTCTCGCCGCTTGGCTCGTCGTCCTATTCCTACTCCTCGTTCCCTCCCTGCGTCTCAAGCTTTTCGCCGACGACTTCCACTCCTGGCGCACGGTCACGCAACTCGCCGACCGACCCGTCACCGACCTGTTGCTGCGCACGTACAACCCCGAGTTCTACCGACCGCTGGAATTCGCCCTGATTCTTCTCAACGTGAAGACCGTGGGCCTCGACCCCGTCGTGTACCGGCTGGCAACGGTTATCGGGCACCTGCTCACCTGCATGGCGATTCTTCTGCTGTGCGTGCGTCTGGGATTCGGCCGCGTGGCGGGGACGGCGTCGGCGATTCTGTTCGGCATCCATCAGACAAACGCCATGGCCGTGCTCTCGAACGACGCCGCGAGTCAGGTGTTCATGACGCTCTT
This DNA window, taken from Deltaproteobacteria bacterium, encodes the following:
- a CDS encoding YceI family protein, encoding MRRFGKWLFVLTLILVPAIASAQSFAIDPAHTTVGFSAKHFGVSNVAGAFSDVTGSLEWDGKNLETAKTEIKIAAKSVDTRNAKRDDHLRNADFFEAAKFPSIAFKSKSVKLTGQNTATVVGDLTIKAITKEVTLDVTFNGTVDDPWGNERAGFSATGKLNRHDWGVTAPGATDKAIGDEIKITIETEFTRPKK
- a CDS encoding class I SAM-dependent methyltransferase, whose translation is MLYDAMQFSGRKTDEAFYGSPFRRRISLMTPDYIRRYCPNPARILDIGCGSGRYALFFLDVGVRGTYMGVDITEQTWEIEQVPDDFVRSFTKIDAHRLSRLGGEYDFAISLTAYEHFEDDRLVTRELAAVLAPGGRALIVVPATWSYPLYGRHGFRRYTQEDIRELARGAGLELRDLRPMGGFFSWVFHFLWFFPAHALRLALKTAIFAAFGFRKSTARVRWPRLLDALDRLGNWHLGWALGRSLHKWGLLIAEKLDRIAQFAPVGYIFLLVRSLPADSNR